TACTATTGGTGACAATTGTTTTGTTGGATCAAACTGTGTTTTAGGAGAGTACTTAAGCGATTTCTTCGAAAAATTTATTAATAATAAGCATGAATTGTATATTGGAGATAATGCTAAAATAAGAAGCGGTACAATTATTTATGGAGAAACTTCCATTGGAATAAATTTTCAAACTGGACATAATGCAACAATACGTGAAAATACTCAGATTGGCGATAACGTCAGTATAGGAACACTGAGTGACATTCAAGGATTTTCTGAAATTGGAAATTTTGTTAGGGTTCATAGTAATGTTCATATTTGCCAGTTTAGTAAAATTAAAGACTATGTTTGGATTTTTCCCTATACAGTATTTACAAATGATAAATTACCTCCGTCAGATAATTTAAAGGGAGTTACAGTTGAAGAAGGGGCTGTCATTTGTACAAAATCAATAATTTTGCCAGATATATTAATCGGAAAAGAGGCGTTTATAGGTGCAGGCACGCTTGTAACTAAAGATGTCCCTGATGATTGCATATACTTAGGATATCCAGGTAAGATAAAAGGAAAGACATCTGAAATTCAGGATAAGGAAACCGGGCAAATTTTGTATCCTTGGAGAAATAGATATAAAAGATTGTAAGCAAAATGGTTTGCAAACAAAATGCAGGGTAGTGAGGTAAAAAGATGAAGGATGTAGTAGCATTGTTACCAATAAAGCTTAATTCAGAAAGAGTAAAAGGAAAAAATTTCCGAAATTTATGCGGTAGACCTTTGTATCAGTGGATATTAGAAACTCTACTTTCATGTAATAATGTTAAAAAGATTGTAGTGAATACTGATAGTCTAGAATTAATAGACAATTTAAATAAATCTTATCCTCAAATAAAAACAATATTGAGACCAGAATTTTTAAGGGGCGACAATGTTTCTATGAATAAGATCATAGAATATGATTTATCAGTATGTTTAGATGAAGAATTTTTTATTCAGACGCATACAACGAATCCTTTAATATCAGGTGAAACTATCGATTTGGCAATTGAAAGATTCTTTGAGAATTTAAATAAAAATGACTCGCTATTTTCTGTAAATCGTATACAATCAAGGACTTATTGGGGCAATGGAAAAGGGATTAATCACACGTTAGGTGAATTAAAACGTACACAAGACTTAGAACCAATTTTTGAAGAAAACTCAAATTTGTTTATTTTTTCAAGGCAATCTTTTTTAAATAGCCGAAGTAGAGTAGGTACAATGCCTATACTATATGAAACTCCTAAAAATGAATCATTTGAAATAGATGAAGAGGAAGATTTTGCTTTGATAGAACAATTAGTTAGGGGAAAATAAAATGCGTGAAGAGTTTAGGATTTTAGATTGTACCATTAGAGATGGGGGTTATATTAATAATTGGAATTTTTCCATTAAAGATGTTAAAAATATGTGCAAAGCCTTAGATTTAGCCGGAGTAGACATTTTTGAAATCGGTTTTCTAAATAATAAAGATGGATTGCCAATATGGAGGAACTGTGATAAGCAATCGGTTAAATCTATTAGAGAGGTACGACATAACATTAAAATTTCGGCAATGTTAGAAGTTGGAACTGTAGGTATGCAATTAGCCCTCCCAAATGAAACCGGTATTGACATTTTAAGAATTGCACTTAACAAAGACAAAGTATCTTGCTGCTTCGATCAAATAAAAAGATATAAAGATTTGGGTTATGAAGTGTTTATACAGTTGATGGGGATTACGTCATATACTTATGAAGACTTAATAGATGTTATAAAGAAATTAGATGATTTAAGTGTAGATTGCATAAATATTGGAGATAGTTATGGGGCGCTAATTCCTGAAAAGACTCATGAGATTATTTCTTTAATGAAAAGAACGGTTAAGGCTAAAGTAGGATTGCACGCACACAATAATATGCAATTAGGTATGGCGAATGCTTTAGCAGCAATAGAAGCAGGTGCGAATATTATTGATGGAAGTTTATACGGAATGGGTAGAGGCGGAGGAAACATCCCTACAGAATTATTAGTATCATACTTTCAGAAAATATACAATGAGAGATTCAATGTATTACCCTTGTTAGAATTTATAGATCGAACAATGTTAACCTGGTATCAACAACCTAACTGGGGCTACTCATTACCTAGTTTAATATCCGGAGTATATGAGTGTCATCCATATTATACAAGTAAATTAATTGAAAAAAGAGAGTTTACAATAGACCAAATT
The genomic region above belongs to Aminipila butyrica and contains:
- a CDS encoding acyltransferase; translated protein: MSENMRVSEKAYIGKNTIIKEGVIIEENAMIGSNCYIDYGAIIKENVTIGDNCFVGSNCVLGEYLSDFFEKFINNKHELYIGDNAKIRSGTIIYGETSIGINFQTGHNATIRENTQIGDNVSIGTLSDIQGFSEIGNFVRVHSNVHICQFSKIKDYVWIFPYTVFTNDKLPPSDNLKGVTVEEGAVICTKSIILPDILIGKEAFIGAGTLVTKDVPDDCIYLGYPGKIKGKTSEIQDKETGQILYPWRNRYKRL
- a CDS encoding acylneuraminate cytidylyltransferase family protein; the encoded protein is MKDVVALLPIKLNSERVKGKNFRNLCGRPLYQWILETLLSCNNVKKIVVNTDSLELIDNLNKSYPQIKTILRPEFLRGDNVSMNKIIEYDLSVCLDEEFFIQTHTTNPLISGETIDLAIERFFENLNKNDSLFSVNRIQSRTYWGNGKGINHTLGELKRTQDLEPIFEENSNLFIFSRQSFLNSRSRVGTMPILYETPKNESFEIDEEEDFALIEQLVRGK